In Miscanthus floridulus cultivar M001 chromosome 5, ASM1932011v1, whole genome shotgun sequence, one genomic interval encodes:
- the LOC136451237 gene encoding protein ATAF2-like, which produces MEGAAGGGSSLVFRGCHLPPGFRFQPTDQEIIVCYLKKKIAGTAASVTSIIADVDIYKFDPWDLPDKAMFGEGEWFFFSPRDRKYPNGARPNRTAGSGYWKATGTDKPILAAGGAHCLGVKKALVFYQGRSPKGSKTEWVMHEYRLLDTDAAAVVARPTVANSMRLDDWVLCRVRKKGVSLGPADMDDTSEGITTTTTRAAVPANDTDYHHAQLEMATATQREVLRHHQVPDAGTGGGFGDVVIDWNNNDDDGGDDLLQYLMASGGLGGSPSAHHMHHEQGHGHGHGGMPGAASAAPPHTQHHHGLVSVLESIKRNLSFQAIDELYLLQPSAKRANYMTTMLSRGDDDDHHQHSMSSPTCFSISDTDEVF; this is translated from the exons ATGGAAGGCGCAGCAGGAGGAGGTTCGTCGTTGGTGTTCCGCGGGTGCCATCTGCCGCCGGGCTTCCGATTCCAGCCCACGGACCAGGAGATCATCGTGTGCTACCTGAAGAAGAAGATCGCCGGCACCGCCGCCTCCGTCACCTCCATCATCGCCGACGTCGACATCTACAAGTTCGACCCATGGGACCTCCCCG acaAGGCCATGTTCGGCGAGGGCGAGTGGTTCTTCTTCAGCCCTCGTGACCGCAAGTACCCCAACGGCGCCCGCCCCAACCGCACGGCGGGCTCCGGCTACTGGAAGGCCACCGGCACCGACAAGCCCATCCTGGCGGCCGGCGGCGCGCACTGCCTGGGCGTCaagaaggcgctcgtcttctaccAGGGGCGCTCCCCGAAGGGAAGCAAGacggagtgggtcatgcacgagtaCCGCCTCCTCGACACCGACGCCGCCGCGGTGGTCGCCAGGCCCACCGTCGCCAACTCCATGAGG CTTGACGACTGGGTCCTCTGCCGCGTCCGCAAGAAGGGCGTCTCCTTGGGCCCGGCGGACATGGACGATACTTCCGAGGGAATAACAACGACGACGACCCGCGCCGCCGTTCCGGCCAACGACACCGACTACCACCACGCCCAGCTGGAGATGGCCACAGCAACTCAGAGGGAGGTACTGCGACATCATCAGGTGCCCGACGCCGGGACCGGCGGCGGCTTTGGCGACGTCGTCATCGACTGGaacaacaacgacgacgacggAGGAGACGACCTGCTGCAGTACCTTATGGCCAGCGGCGGGCTCGGCGGGTCCCCGTCCGCCCACCATATGCATCATGAAcaggggcacgggcacgggcacggcggcATGCCCGGCGCCGccagcgccgcgccgccgcaCACCCAGCATCACCATGGGCTGGTCTCCGTGCTGGAGTCCATCAAGAGGAACCTGTCGTTCCAGGCCATCGACGAGCTCTACCTCCTCCAGCCCAGCGCCAAGCGTGCCAACTACATGACGACGATGCTCAGCAggggcgacgacgacgaccaccACCAACACAGCATGTCGTCGCCCACATGTTTCTCCATATCCGACACCGACGAGGTGTTCTAG
- the LOC136451291 gene encoding uncharacterized protein, translating to MASSPPSDESDPLLALASSLAGTSDPWVILRTVPRVHAHDDRDLFVELTHPPHLSFLTVSTRVSPARPRPRQLKRRRTSSVIRHPRILSADLSASLFLTVTPTPHPTASSNSAAMDVCCFVLDAASCTSHRVPDPNPGFARLGVIAAPDGASFMVVGLRCPIGNDRASLYCFSSRTGGWVTKDVNSPRPHRAWTLSDVIAHDGKLWWVDTSSSATKGLLYCEPFADQPSMSFVPFPNHVTAVEARAKATAYDYVQVADGTLRWVHVLCDLDETADEAPSLNGAPLLSIYAVLGGDDDGYRLELEVLPHWRGDFSLCFIWESDSFKATEMPTDEQPVVALIDPNDTDLLYFFLGDYLFGFDIRKHVVLGYAPHGMADPDVSWSSLLAWKLPPAHVAPTARRCGDTYLSTARTAAG from the exons ATGGCGTCGTCGCCTCCCTCCGATGAATCTGATCCGTTGTTGGCGCTAGCGTCGTCGTTGGCGGGGACGTCTGATCCGTGGGTCATCCTCCGCACCGTGCCGCGCGTCCACGCCCACGACGACCGCGACCTCTTCGTCGAGCTCACCCACCCGCCGCACCTCAGCTTCCTCACCGTCTCCACCCGCGTCTCCcccgcgcgcccgcgcccgcgccagctCAAGCGGCGGCGCACCAGCAGCGTCATCAGGCACCCCCGCATCCTCTCCGCCGACCTCTCCGCCAGCCTCTTCCTCACCGTCACGCCGACGCCGCACCCGACCGCGTCCAGCAACAGCGCCGCAATGGACGTCTGCTGCTTCGTCCTCGACGCCGCCTCTTGCACGTCCCACCGCGTCCCCGACCCCAACCCCGGCTTCGCTCGGCTCGGCGTCATCGCCGCGCCGGACGGCGCCAGCTTCATGGTCGTCGGCCTCCGGTGCCCGATCGGCAACGACAGGGCCTCGCTATACTGCTTCTCGTCCCGGACCGGCGGCTGGGTCACCAAGGACGTCAACAGCCCGCGCCCGCACCGCGCCTGGACCTTGAGCGACGTCATCGCCCACGACGGCAAGCTCTGGTGGGTCGACACCAGCAGCAGCGCCACCAAGGGGCTCCTCTACTGCGAGCCCTTCGCCGACCAGCCGAGCATGTCCTTCGTCCCCTTCCCGAACCACGTCACCGCCGTCGAAGCCAGAGCCAAAGCCACAGCCTACGACTACGTGCAGGTCGCCGACGGCACGCTCCGCTGGGTCCATGTGTTATGCGATCTTGACGAGACGGCGGACGAGGCTCCGTCTCTGAATGGCGCGCCCCTCCTCTCAATCTACGCGGTCCTTGGTGGGGACGACGACGGCTACCGGCTGGAGTTGGAGGTGCTCCCGCACTGGCGCGGTGATTTCTCCTTGTGCTTCATCTGGGAGTCGGACAGCTTCAAGGCGACTGAGATGCCCACGGACGAGCAGCCCGTGGTCGCGCTCATCGACCCCAACGACACCGACCTCCTCTACTTCTTCCTCGGCGACTACCTCTTCGGCTTCGACATCCGTAAGCATGTGGTGCTGGGGTACGCACCGCACGGTATGGCCGATCCCGACGTCTCTTGGTCCTCCCTTCTCGCTTGGAAGCTGCCGCCCGCGCACGTCGCACCCACAGCCCGCAG GTGTGGGGACACATATCTCTCAACTGCCCGGACGGCAGCAGGTTGA